One window from the genome of Deinococcus apachensis DSM 19763 encodes:
- the hisB gene encoding imidazoleglycerol-phosphate dehydratase HisB — MVRTATARTATVRRTTNETDITVTLDLDELTSTPPTTGHGFLDHMLDALARHARIGLSVQATGDLHIEPHHLIEDVGITLGQALGQALGDRRGIERYGSAFVPMDETLAHVVLDLSGRAHLAFEPEKLDVWGTAGGMTHYHLREFLRGLCNHAGVTLHVRLLAGREAHHVIEAIIKALARALRDAVRVTSEELASTKGVL, encoded by the coding sequence ATGGTCCGCACCGCCACCGCCCGCACCGCCACGGTCCGCCGCACGACGAACGAGACAGACATCACCGTGACCCTCGATCTGGACGAGCTGACCTCCACCCCGCCCACGACCGGGCACGGTTTTCTCGACCACATGCTTGACGCGCTGGCCCGCCACGCCCGGATTGGCCTGAGCGTGCAGGCGACGGGCGACCTGCACATCGAACCGCACCACCTGATCGAGGACGTAGGGATCACGCTGGGGCAGGCGCTGGGGCAGGCGCTCGGCGACCGCCGGGGTATCGAGCGGTACGGCAGCGCCTTTGTGCCGATGGACGAGACGCTGGCCCACGTGGTCCTCGACCTGTCGGGCCGCGCGCACCTCGCCTTCGAGCCGGAGAAGTTGGACGTGTGGGGAACGGCGGGGGGCATGACCCACTACCACCTGCGCGAGTTCCTGCGTGGGCTGTGCAACCACGCGGGCGTCACCCTGCATGTCCGCCTGCTCGCCGGGCGCGAGGCGCATCACGTCATTGAGGCGATCATCAAGGCCTTGGCCCGTGCCCTGCGCGACGCGGTGCGAGTGACCTCGGAGGAGCTGGCGAGCACGAAGGGGGTGTTGTGA
- a CDS encoding S8 family peptidase codes for MNSRIAPLTLGLTLLLASCGQQMASGPDDSTQVATPERGTQTSAPLLGTSNPDAIPGQYIVVFKDGEGSANLGAQDAGGLIRSLSLDPQGITVQHIYSQALSGFAAKLSTQNLATLRADSRVKYIEQDGVMRMSATQSGATWGLDRIDQRSLPLDGNYTYSTNASNVTAYIIDTGINTSHTAFGGRAVWGTNTTGDGNNSDCQGHGTHVAGTVGSSTWGVAKGVKLVAVKVLGCDGSGTNSGVIAGVNWAVSNKSGPAVANMSLGGGFSQAVNDAVNNAASRNLVMAVAAGNEKQNACNVSPASAASAITVGATTRTDSRDTGYSNYGSCLDIFAPGTGITSAWIGSTTATNTISGTSMATPHVAGAAALILAYNPSYTTSQVTSTMLNNATTGKVTNAGTGSPTRLLYTGTGGTTTPPSGTTTTYTGSVSQGGSSWKPSTSGFSYAGGTLKGSLSGPSSTDFDLYLQKWNGSAWADVAASEGGTSSESINYAAGGGTYRWEVYAYSGSGSYTLTETK; via the coding sequence ATGAACTCACGTATTGCCCCCCTCACGCTCGGCCTTACCCTTCTCCTTGCCTCCTGCGGTCAGCAGATGGCGAGCGGACCTGATGACAGCACACAGGTCGCCACACCTGAGCGCGGAACTCAGACCTCCGCACCGCTGCTGGGCACGAGCAATCCCGACGCCATCCCTGGGCAGTACATCGTGGTGTTCAAGGACGGGGAAGGTTCCGCGAACCTGGGTGCCCAGGACGCCGGTGGGCTGATCCGCAGCCTGAGCCTCGATCCGCAGGGCATTACCGTGCAGCACATCTACAGCCAGGCGCTCAGCGGCTTCGCGGCCAAGCTCAGCACCCAGAACCTCGCCACCCTGCGGGCCGACTCCCGCGTGAAGTACATCGAGCAGGATGGCGTCATGCGGATGTCGGCCACCCAGAGCGGCGCCACCTGGGGACTCGACCGCATCGACCAGCGCAGCCTCCCGCTGGACGGCAACTACACCTACAGCACCAACGCCAGCAACGTTACCGCCTACATCATCGATACGGGCATCAACACCTCGCACACGGCGTTCGGCGGGCGCGCCGTGTGGGGAACGAACACGACGGGGGACGGCAACAACAGTGACTGCCAGGGCCACGGCACACACGTCGCCGGGACGGTGGGGAGCAGCACCTGGGGCGTCGCCAAGGGCGTGAAGCTGGTGGCCGTCAAGGTGCTGGGCTGTGACGGGTCGGGGACGAACTCGGGCGTCATTGCCGGGGTCAACTGGGCCGTGAGCAACAAGAGCGGCCCCGCCGTGGCGAACATGAGCCTGGGCGGCGGTTTCAGCCAGGCGGTGAACGACGCGGTGAATAACGCCGCCAGCCGGAACCTCGTCATGGCCGTCGCGGCGGGCAACGAGAAGCAGAACGCCTGCAACGTCTCCCCGGCGAGCGCGGCGAGCGCCATCACGGTGGGTGCGACCACCAGAACCGACAGCCGCGATACGGGCTACAGCAACTACGGCTCCTGCCTGGACATCTTCGCGCCGGGTACGGGCATTACCAGCGCCTGGATCGGCTCGACGACCGCCACGAACACGATCAGCGGCACCAGCATGGCGACCCCGCACGTCGCTGGCGCGGCGGCCCTGATCCTGGCCTACAACCCCTCCTACACCACCAGCCAGGTGACCAGCACCATGCTCAACAATGCGACGACCGGCAAGGTCACGAACGCGGGCACGGGCAGCCCCACCCGGCTCCTGTACACGGGCACGGGCGGCACGACCACGCCCCCCAGCGGCACCACGACGACCTACACCGGCTCGGTGAGCCAGGGGGGCAGCAGTTGGAAGCCCAGCACGAGCGGCTTCAGCTACGCGGGCGGCACCCTGAAGGGCTCCCTCAGCGGCCCCAGCAGCACTGACTTCGACCTGTACCTCCAGAAGTGGAACGGCAGTGCCTGGGCCGACGTGGCCGCCAGCGAGGGCGGCACAAGCAGCGAGAGCATCAACTACGCGGCGGGGGGCGGTACCTACCGCTGGGAGGTCTACGCCTACTCCGGCAGCGGCTCCTACACCCTGACCGAGACGAAGTAA
- a CDS encoding PepSY-associated TM helix domain-containing protein — MSITRRPEAATRPARRPRTLKARTHVWARTLHTYTSMISLLVVLFFALTGITLNHPDWAFGNAETRREVTGTLPAGWIQNGQVNWLSVAEELRARYSLHGRVEDTRVDGDEASLSFKAPGYGADAFIDTGTGKYTLTVDAQGAVAVLNDLHRGRDAGGAWAWLIDLSGAFLAFVALTGLAILLYLKKTRVKALVSMVAASILVLLLMKVAMG; from the coding sequence GTGTCAATTACGCGAAGGCCTGAGGCCGCCACACGACCGGCCCGGCGTCCCCGGACCCTCAAGGCCCGCACGCATGTCTGGGCCCGGACGCTGCACACCTACACGAGCATGATCAGCCTGCTCGTCGTGCTGTTCTTCGCCCTGACCGGCATCACCCTCAACCACCCCGACTGGGCCTTCGGGAACGCCGAGACGCGCCGCGAGGTGACGGGCACCCTCCCGGCGGGCTGGATTCAGAATGGTCAGGTCAACTGGTTGAGCGTGGCGGAGGAGTTGCGCGCCCGCTACAGTCTGCACGGCCGTGTCGAGGACACCCGGGTGGACGGGGACGAGGCCAGCCTGAGCTTCAAGGCGCCGGGATATGGTGCCGATGCCTTCATCGACACGGGGACGGGCAAATACACCCTGACGGTGGACGCGCAGGGGGCGGTCGCCGTCCTCAATGACCTGCACCGGGGGCGCGACGCGGGGGGCGCTTGGGCGTGGCTCATCGACCTCAGCGGCGCCTTTCTCGCCTTCGTGGCCCTGACCGGCCTGGCGATCCTGCTCTACCTGAAAAAGACGCGCGTGAAGGCCCTGGTGAGCATGGTCGCCGCCAGTATCCTCGTGCTGCTGTTGATGAAGGTGGCGATGGGTTGA
- the trpE gene encoding anthranilate synthase component I, with the protein MTPTLSPTRPAAHVAVRELNADLDTPVTAYLKVARDQPVSFLLESVEAGERLGRYSFIGVGEQGRFTYRAGRVTSSGTFGSFDGPEADPLARLYGTTTRPVSLPGGLPAFIGGAVGYAAYDLIRAYEHLPDAKPDELNLPDALFIAPEGMVIYDHLRHRLIAVATAETREQADRVVEALAARLRGPLPDEVPGREKATAPTFTSNFTPEGYMAAVEKSLEYIRAGDIFQVVPSQRFSADLTVHPFALYRALRRVNPSPYLGYLALGEVTLVASSPESLLRSDGRAVVTRPIAGTRRRGTTPEEDELLAAELLADEKERAEHLMLVDLGRNDLGRVSRYGSVRVQDAFSVERYSHVMHIVSTVTGELREGQTPLHALASVLPMGTVSGAPKIRAMEIIDELEPVRRGPYGGSFGYIALDGSLDMALTLRTMVIANGKVHIQAGAGIVANSDPEAEELETRSKAAALMRAVEMAAGGL; encoded by the coding sequence ATGACCCCCACCCTTTCCCCGACCCGACCCGCCGCCCACGTCGCCGTCCGCGAGCTGAACGCTGACCTCGACACGCCCGTCACCGCGTACCTGAAGGTCGCGCGGGACCAGCCGGTCAGCTTCCTGCTGGAGAGCGTGGAGGCGGGCGAGCGGCTGGGCCGCTACTCCTTCATCGGCGTGGGCGAGCAGGGGCGCTTCACGTACCGCGCGGGGCGAGTGACGAGCAGCGGGACGTTTGGCAGCTTCGATGGCCCCGAGGCCGATCCCCTCGCCCGGCTGTACGGAACGACCACGCGCCCGGTCTCCCTTCCCGGGGGCCTGCCCGCTTTCATCGGCGGGGCGGTGGGATACGCCGCCTACGACCTGATCCGCGCCTACGAGCACCTCCCCGACGCCAAGCCCGACGAGCTGAACCTCCCCGACGCGCTCTTCATCGCCCCCGAGGGCATGGTGATCTACGACCACCTGCGCCACCGCCTGATCGCAGTTGCCACCGCCGAGACGCGGGAGCAGGCGGACCGGGTGGTGGAAGCCCTCGCCGCTCGGCTGCGCGGCCCCCTGCCCGACGAGGTGCCGGGACGGGAGAAGGCAACTGCACCGACCTTCACCAGCAACTTCACGCCCGAGGGTTACATGGCGGCGGTGGAAAAGAGCCTGGAGTACATCCGTGCGGGCGACATCTTCCAGGTCGTGCCTTCGCAGCGGTTTAGCGCGGACCTGACCGTGCATCCCTTCGCGCTGTACCGAGCGCTGCGCCGAGTCAACCCCAGCCCTTACCTCGGCTACCTCGCGTTGGGAGAAGTCACGCTCGTCGCCTCCAGCCCCGAGAGCCTGCTGCGAAGCGACGGGCGCGCGGTCGTCACCCGCCCCATCGCGGGTACGCGGCGGCGGGGCACGACCCCTGAAGAGGACGAACTTCTTGCCGCCGAACTCCTCGCCGACGAGAAGGAGCGGGCCGAGCACCTCATGCTGGTGGACCTGGGCCGCAACGACCTGGGGCGAGTCAGCCGCTACGGCAGCGTGCGGGTGCAGGACGCTTTTTCCGTCGAGCGGTACAGCCACGTCATGCACATCGTCTCCACCGTCACGGGCGAGCTGCGGGAGGGCCAGACGCCGCTGCACGCCCTCGCCTCCGTGTTGCCGATGGGCACGGTGAGCGGCGCCCCCAAGATTCGCGCGATGGAGATCATCGACGAACTCGAACCCGTCCGGCGCGGTCCCTACGGCGGGTCCTTCGGCTACATCGCGCTGGACGGCAGCCTCGACATGGCCCTGACCCTGCGGACGATGGTGATCGCGAACGGGAAGGTTCATATCCAGGCCGGGGCGGGAATTGTGGCCAACAGTGACCCGGAGGCCGAAGAACTTGAAACACGCAGCAAGGCGGCGGCATTGATGCGGGCGGTGGAGATGGCGGCGGGGGGGTTGTGA
- a CDS encoding DUF2271 domain-containing protein, which translates to MPDTRRAFLGKLAATTAFLTVSRFLPAQAAAAPAWVSGMALDISFSVAIQAGGRVKRPYVAVWIEDAQGNPVRTLTVWAQTTGRGPRWIPDLRRWYRENSELLDTVSSATRNPGTYAVAWDGKTDKGTLAPRGDYYVCIETAREHGPYSLVREKVTVGSSAFKRSLGADGDIEAASVNYAKA; encoded by the coding sequence ATGCCCGACACCCGACGCGCCTTCCTCGGCAAGCTCGCCGCCACGACCGCCTTTCTGACCGTCAGCCGATTTCTGCCCGCGCAGGCTGCCGCAGCTCCCGCCTGGGTGAGCGGCATGGCGCTGGACATCAGCTTCAGCGTCGCCATCCAGGCGGGCGGCCGGGTCAAACGGCCCTACGTCGCCGTGTGGATTGAGGACGCCCAGGGCAATCCGGTCCGCACCCTGACGGTCTGGGCGCAGACCACCGGCCGCGGCCCGCGCTGGATTCCCGACCTGCGCCGCTGGTACCGCGAGAACAGCGAGCTGCTGGACACCGTGAGCAGCGCCACCCGCAACCCCGGCACCTACGCAGTCGCCTGGGACGGCAAGACCGACAAGGGCACCCTGGCCCCCCGCGGCGACTACTACGTGTGCATCGAGACTGCCCGCGAACATGGCCCCTACAGCCTGGTCCGCGAGAAGGTGACCGTCGGCTCCTCGGCCTTCAAGCGGAGCTTGGGAGCGGACGGCGACATTGAGGCCGCCAGTGTCAATTACGCGAAGGCCTGA
- a CDS encoding FAD:protein FMN transferase has protein sequence MSPLNHLWHALKRPYRLRSVYERTLGTEMEIQVVADGRTRAEAAERAALNETERLTQILNRFDPESELSRWAGTREEAIPISPDLWKVLHAADEWRGRTGGAFHPGADALGAIWKAAAEGDEFPDEAALAEIVAQLREPLWTLHPDGTATRHGTLPLGLNALAKGYVVDRAAEAAFCAHGVRAVLVNVGGDLRTLGGNGLTVAVADPFTARDDAPPLARVHVRDGALATSGGAHRGYRIGGAWYSHVLDPRTGRPVTQVPGVTVTAPDCLTTDALATALSVLDVPEGLALVNATPGAAALIVTRDGRQHASDRWPR, from the coding sequence ATGTCTCCCCTGAATCATCTGTGGCACGCCCTGAAACGGCCCTACCGCCTCCGCAGCGTCTACGAGCGGACGCTCGGCACCGAGATGGAGATTCAGGTCGTCGCGGATGGGCGCACGCGGGCGGAAGCTGCTGAGCGCGCTGCCCTGAATGAAACCGAGCGCCTGACCCAAATCCTCAACCGCTTCGACCCGGAAAGCGAGTTGTCGCGCTGGGCGGGGACGCGGGAGGAGGCCATTCCGATCAGCCCCGACCTGTGGAAAGTTCTCCACGCGGCGGACGAGTGGCGTGGCCGGACGGGGGGGGCCTTCCACCCCGGGGCCGATGCGCTGGGGGCGATCTGGAAGGCGGCGGCGGAAGGGGACGAATTCCCCGATGAGGCAGCTCTCGCGGAGATCGTCGCCCAGTTGCGGGAACCTCTCTGGACGCTGCACCCGGACGGAACCGCCACCCGTCACGGCACCCTGCCCCTCGGCTTGAATGCCCTGGCAAAAGGCTATGTGGTGGACCGGGCGGCGGAGGCGGCCTTCTGCGCACACGGCGTGCGGGCCGTGCTCGTCAACGTGGGGGGCGACCTGCGGACGCTGGGTGGAAATGGCCTGACGGTGGCGGTTGCCGACCCCTTCACCGCCCGGGACGACGCGCCGCCCCTGGCCCGGGTTCATGTGCGGGATGGGGCGCTCGCCACGAGCGGCGGGGCGCACCGGGGCTACCGGATTGGGGGCGCCTGGTACTCCCATGTCCTTGACCCCCGAACCGGACGGCCGGTGACGCAGGTTCCGGGCGTCACCGTCACCGCCCCCGACTGCCTGACCACCGACGCGCTCGCCACGGCCCTGAGCGTGCTGGATGTGCCAGAGGGGCTGGCGCTGGTGAACGCCACGCCCGGCGCCGCCGCCCTGATCGTGACGCGGGACGGCAGGCAGCACGCGAGTGACCGCTGGCCCCGTTAA
- the ddrA gene encoding single-stranded DNA-binding protein DdrA yields MKLSDVQKRLQAPFPAHLVGWKPQAFTKDRGRALLLAYVDARAVQDRLDAICPDGWSFEIEVIPGTSTPTVKGRLTVLGVTREDIGEAGGDGEYATLKAASSDALKRCAVQFGIGRYLYDLPKQWVEWNDARREPAVTPELPEWARPDHERSPGGAHLVQAMEQLKYELPEDLDLQREVYKHLKAALSSLHPTAQGGHGRAA; encoded by the coding sequence ATGAAGTTGAGCGATGTTCAGAAACGACTCCAGGCCCCGTTTCCCGCTCATCTCGTGGGCTGGAAGCCCCAGGCGTTCACCAAGGACCGCGGCCGTGCCCTCCTGCTGGCATATGTGGATGCCCGCGCCGTGCAGGACCGCCTCGACGCCATCTGCCCCGACGGGTGGAGCTTCGAGATCGAGGTGATACCCGGCACCTCCACCCCCACCGTCAAGGGCCGCCTGACCGTCCTGGGCGTCACGCGCGAGGACATCGGCGAGGCGGGCGGCGACGGCGAGTACGCGACCCTGAAGGCGGCGAGCAGCGACGCCCTGAAGCGTTGCGCGGTGCAGTTCGGCATCGGCCGCTATCTGTACGACCTGCCTAAGCAGTGGGTCGAGTGGAACGACGCGAGGCGCGAGCCCGCCGTTACCCCCGAGTTGCCCGAGTGGGCGCGGCCCGACCACGAGCGCAGCCCCGGTGGCGCGCACCTCGTGCAGGCGATGGAGCAGCTCAAGTACGAGCTGCCCGAGGACCTGGATCTCCAGCGCGAGGTGTACAAGCACCTCAAGGCGGCCCTGAGCAGCCTGCATCCCACCGCCCAGGGCGGGCACGGGCGGGCCGCGTGA
- the hisH gene encoding imidazole glycerol phosphate synthase subunit HisH has protein sequence MTVPDRKAPEVLLLDYGAGNVRSAAKALERAGMTVRLSDNPADVPHAPALVVPGQGHFRQVMEAFDRHGFHGPVLDAANGGTPILGICVGMQMLLTDSEEAPGMRGLNLVPGTVRRFEPVPERKVPQMGWNSLDKVGDSPLLRDLGCPAYAYFVHSYYVPIDVDVDAGALTEYGVPFWSAFSRDNIHATQFHPEKSGAVGLAILERFRRHVLGGGEG, from the coding sequence GTGACCGTGCCCGACCGCAAAGCGCCCGAAGTCCTCCTCCTCGACTACGGTGCCGGGAACGTCCGCAGCGCCGCCAAGGCCCTGGAACGCGCCGGAATGACCGTGCGCCTCTCCGACAACCCCGCTGACGTGCCACACGCGCCCGCCCTCGTCGTGCCCGGGCAGGGCCACTTCCGGCAGGTGATGGAGGCCTTTGACCGCCACGGCTTCCACGGCCCCGTACTGGACGCGGCAAACGGTGGCACGCCGATTCTGGGCATCTGCGTGGGCATGCAGATGCTCCTGACTGACTCGGAGGAGGCGCCGGGGATGCGCGGCCTGAACCTCGTGCCCGGCACTGTCCGACGGTTCGAGCCCGTTCCTGAGCGCAAGGTGCCGCAGATGGGCTGGAACAGCCTGGACAAAGTGGGTGACTCGCCGCTGTTGCGGGACCTCGGCTGCCCGGCCTACGCCTACTTCGTCCACTCATACTACGTGCCGATTGACGTGGATGTGGACGCCGGGGCCCTCACCGAGTACGGGGTGCCCTTCTGGTCGGCCTTCAGCCGGGACAACATCCACGCCACGCAGTTCCACCCCGAAAAGAGCGGCGCGGTCGGCCTCGCCATCCTGGAGCGGTTCCGGCGGCACGTACTGGGGGGAGGGGAGGGCTGA
- a CDS encoding class I SAM-dependent methyltransferase: MDDKPGSTLPAQAFRRMDETPDELFYAQPRFVTHIDDLAIAAVTQLYREFFPPDGQILDLMSSWVSHLPPEVEYAGVTGLGLNAAELARNPRLTRRVVQNLNADPHLPFDPATFDGCGICVSIDYLTDPVTVLREVGRVLKPGAPVVITFSNRCFPTKAVAIWHALDDAGHVALVQELLRAAGTFIGIQGLDRSPRPRRADPLYAVVGRAVQEEG, encoded by the coding sequence ATGGATGACAAGCCCGGTTCCACGCTCCCGGCGCAGGCCTTTCGCCGAATGGACGAGACCCCTGACGAGCTCTTCTACGCGCAGCCGCGTTTCGTGACCCACATCGACGACCTCGCCATCGCCGCCGTGACGCAGCTCTACCGCGAGTTCTTCCCGCCGGATGGGCAGATTCTCGACCTGATGAGCTCCTGGGTCAGCCACCTGCCGCCCGAGGTCGAGTACGCGGGCGTCACGGGGCTGGGCCTGAACGCCGCCGAACTCGCGCGCAACCCCCGGCTGACCCGGCGCGTGGTGCAGAACCTCAACGCCGATCCGCACCTGCCCTTCGACCCGGCCACCTTCGACGGCTGCGGCATCTGCGTGTCCATCGACTACCTGACCGACCCCGTGACGGTGCTGCGCGAGGTGGGCCGGGTGCTGAAACCCGGGGCGCCCGTCGTCATCACCTTTTCCAACCGCTGCTTCCCGACGAAGGCGGTCGCCATCTGGCACGCCCTCGACGACGCCGGGCACGTCGCCCTCGTTCAGGAGTTGCTGCGGGCGGCGGGCACCTTTATTGGCATTCAGGGCCTGGACCGCAGCCCACGCCCCCGCCGCGCGGACCCGCTCTACGCGGTGGTGGGTCGGGCAGTTCAGGAGGAGGGGTAG
- a CDS encoding serine protease, translated as MKKFFAPLALLGSLVFTACGTTTPQAAQSLPEESMTTTGTEKAFGELSGQIVYGTVTSVTNRPYQVSVTPSNQMSGGWCGGTLISPNWVMTAAHCVDGQSVSNMRVRAGINNLTTTSGQLRTPSQIIIHPYYGGTSSGYDIALIKVSTAFTLGSTVQTAALPGSGAESVLDVNGKSATVSGWGKTETGAYSNTALREVTIPITPTGSDCGSRPGNTICGKYASGKDSCNGDSGGPLAAPYNGKYYVLGIVSYGPSECRGYGVYTRVNGYINWIYQQTGISAQ; from the coding sequence ATGAAGAAGTTCTTTGCCCCGCTCGCCCTGCTCGGTTCGCTGGTGTTCACCGCCTGCGGCACCACCACGCCCCAGGCCGCCCAATCCCTCCCCGAGGAGAGCATGACCACGACGGGTACCGAGAAGGCGTTCGGCGAGTTGAGCGGCCAGATCGTGTACGGCACGGTAACGAGCGTGACGAACCGCCCCTATCAGGTCAGCGTGACGCCCAGCAACCAGATGAGCGGCGGCTGGTGCGGCGGCACTCTGATCAGCCCCAACTGGGTCATGACGGCGGCCCACTGCGTGGACGGCCAGAGCGTGAGCAACATGCGGGTGCGGGCCGGGATCAATAACCTGACGACCACGAGCGGGCAGCTCCGCACGCCCAGCCAGATCATCATCCACCCGTACTACGGCGGCACCAGCAGCGGCTACGACATCGCGCTGATCAAGGTCAGCACCGCCTTCACGCTGGGCAGCACCGTGCAAACGGCGGCCCTGCCCGGAAGCGGCGCCGAATCCGTCCTCGACGTGAACGGCAAGAGCGCCACCGTGAGCGGCTGGGGCAAGACCGAGACGGGCGCCTACAGCAACACGGCCCTGCGCGAGGTGACCATTCCCATCACGCCAACCGGCAGCGATTGCGGCAGCCGCCCGGGCAACACGATCTGCGGCAAGTACGCGAGCGGCAAGGACAGTTGTAACGGGGACAGCGGTGGCCCGCTCGCGGCGCCCTACAACGGCAAATACTACGTGCTGGGCATCGTGAGCTATGGCCCCAGCGAGTGCCGCGGGTACGGGGTGTACACGCGCGTGAACGGCTACATCAACTGGATCTACCAGCAGACCGGGATAAGCGCGCAGTAA
- a CDS encoding 1,4-alpha-glucan branching enzyme, whose product MSPFPLPLDHGHLQKLVTADLVRPDHLLGAHPVTQDGVEGVRFAVWAPNAQQVSVVGDFNGWNGLDHPMERLDFGFWGAFVPEAQHGQRYKFRVTGVDGRTVDKMDPYGTFTEVRPNTASIIWRQPFEWTDDEWMASRTPGFDRPMSIYEVHVGSWARRDDGWFLNYRDLAHRLADYVTYMGYTHVELLGVMEHPFDGSWGYQVTGYYAPTSRLGAPEDFAYLVNHLHERGIGVLLDWVPGHFPTDEAGLAHFDGSPLYEYADPRKGYHFDWNTYIFDYGRNEVVMFLIGSALKWVQDFHVDGLRVDAVASMLYLDFSRTEWIPNIHGGRENLEAIAFLKRLNEVVHHMAPGVTMVAEESTAFPGVTSPTPFGLGFDYKWAMGWMNDTLHYFELDPVYRKYEHHKLTFFNVYRTTEKYVLAISHDEVVHGKKSLVSKMPGDWYMQRAGYRAFLAMMWTTPGKKLLFMGQEFAQGTEWNEAQELPWSVTDIPEHRGVMNLVRRLNALYAERPDLHVGDTWAEGQLWVIGDDSDNSVYAYVRRDPRPTAEGGGTWSLTVANLTPVYREGYHVGVPQGGEYRMLLSTDDGEYGGFGTQQPDLTARQEGWNGQTHHLRLNLPPMSVLILDHVGETPRSEER is encoded by the coding sequence ATGAGCCCTTTTCCGCTGCCGCTCGATCACGGGCACCTTCAGAAACTGGTGACGGCCGACCTCGTGCGCCCGGACCACCTGCTCGGGGCGCATCCCGTCACACAGGATGGGGTAGAGGGGGTGCGTTTCGCCGTCTGGGCACCGAACGCGCAGCAGGTCAGTGTGGTGGGGGATTTCAACGGCTGGAACGGACTCGACCACCCGATGGAGCGCCTGGACTTTGGCTTCTGGGGCGCCTTCGTGCCGGAGGCGCAGCACGGGCAGCGGTACAAGTTCCGGGTCACGGGCGTGGACGGGCGCACGGTGGACAAGATGGACCCCTACGGCACCTTCACCGAGGTGCGGCCCAACACGGCGAGCATCATCTGGCGCCAGCCCTTCGAGTGGACGGACGACGAGTGGATGGCGAGCCGCACGCCCGGCTTCGACCGCCCCATGAGCATCTACGAGGTCCACGTGGGCTCCTGGGCGCGGCGTGACGACGGCTGGTTCCTGAACTACCGCGACCTCGCGCATCGCCTGGCCGACTACGTGACGTACATGGGCTACACCCACGTCGAGCTGCTGGGCGTGATGGAGCACCCCTTCGACGGCTCGTGGGGTTATCAGGTCACCGGCTACTACGCGCCGACGAGTCGCCTGGGCGCCCCGGAGGACTTCGCCTACCTCGTCAACCACCTGCACGAGCGGGGGATCGGTGTCCTCCTCGACTGGGTGCCCGGGCACTTCCCGACCGACGAGGCGGGGCTGGCGCACTTCGACGGTTCCCCCCTGTACGAGTACGCCGACCCGCGCAAGGGTTACCACTTCGACTGGAACACCTACATCTTCGACTACGGCCGCAACGAGGTCGTGATGTTCCTGATCGGCTCGGCGCTCAAGTGGGTGCAGGACTTCCACGTGGACGGGCTGCGGGTGGACGCGGTGGCGTCGATGCTGTACCTCGACTTCTCGCGCACGGAGTGGATTCCGAATATCCACGGCGGGCGCGAGAACCTGGAGGCCATCGCCTTCCTCAAGCGGCTGAACGAGGTCGTGCACCACATGGCCCCCGGGGTGACGATGGTCGCGGAGGAGAGCACCGCCTTCCCCGGCGTCACGTCGCCGACGCCCTTCGGCCTGGGGTTCGACTACAAGTGGGCGATGGGCTGGATGAACGACACGCTACACTACTTCGAGCTGGACCCGGTCTACCGCAAGTACGAGCATCACAAGCTGACCTTTTTCAACGTGTACCGCACGACCGAGAAGTACGTGCTGGCGATCAGCCACGATGAGGTGGTCCACGGGAAGAAGTCGCTGGTGTCCAAGATGCCGGGCGACTGGTACATGCAGCGGGCGGGCTACCGGGCCTTTCTGGCGATGATGTGGACCACGCCGGGCAAGAAGCTCCTCTTCATGGGCCAGGAGTTCGCCCAGGGGACCGAGTGGAACGAGGCGCAGGAGCTTCCCTGGTCCGTGACCGACATTCCCGAACACCGGGGCGTCATGAATCTGGTTCGGCGGCTGAACGCCCTGTATGCCGAGCGCCCTGACCTCCACGTGGGCGACACCTGGGCCGAGGGCCAGCTCTGGGTGATCGGCGACGACAGCGACAACAGCGTGTACGCCTATGTCCGCCGCGACCCGCGCCCCACGGCAGAGGGAGGGGGCACCTGGAGCCTGACCGTCGCCAACCTGACCCCGGTGTACCGCGAGGGCTACCACGTCGGCGTGCCCCAGGGCGGCGAGTACCGCATGCTCCTCTCCACCGATGACGGCGAGTACGGCGGCTTCGGCACCCAGCAGCCCGACCTGACCGCGCGGCAGGAGGGATGGAACGGGCAGACGCACCACCTGCGCCTGAACCTGCCCCCCATGAGCGTGCTGATCCTCGACCACGTGGGCGAGACGCCCCGCAGTGAGGAGCGGTGA